One Bufo gargarizans isolate SCDJY-AF-19 chromosome 4, ASM1485885v1, whole genome shotgun sequence DNA window includes the following coding sequences:
- the POU3F2 gene encoding POU domain, class 3, transcription factor 2, which yields MATTASNHYNLLSSSSSIVHAEPGGMQQAAGYRDAQTLVQSDYTLQSNGHPLSHAHQWITALSHGDGAPWSTSPLGQQDIKPTVQPSREELHSAGTLQHQSRGPHLVHPAHGNHHSAGAWRTTTSAHLPSMATTNGQGLIYSQPSFTVNGMINPGSGQGMHHHGLREAHEDHHGDHGIQQQSQQQQQHSQHQGHHDHSDEDTPTSDDLEQFAKQFKQRRIKLGFTQADVGLALGTLYGNVFSQTTICRFEALQLSFKNMCKLKPLLNKWLEEADSSSGSPTSIDKIAAQGRKRKKRTSIEVSVKGALESHFLKCPKPSAQEITSLADSLQLEKEVVRVWFCNRRQKEKRMTPPGGTIPGAEDVYGASRDTPPHLGVQTPVQ from the coding sequence ATGGCGACCACAGCGTCTAACCACTACAACCTGCTGAGCTCCAGCTCGTCCATCGTGCATGCGGAGCCCGGTGGCATGCAGCAGGCTGCGGGATACAGGGATGCACAGACTCTGGTGCAGAGCGATTACACATTGCAGAGCAATGGGCACCCTCTGAGCCACGCACACCAGTGGATTACGGCTCTGTCTCACGGGGATGGGGCACCCTGGTCCACTAGTCCCCTGGGCCAGCAGGACATTAAACCCACAGTGCAGCCCAGCAGGGAGGAGTTGCACAGCGCAGGGACTTTACAGCACCAGAGCAGAGGTCCTCATCTGGTGCACCCAGCACACGGGAACCACCACAGTGCAGGGGCATGGAGGACCACCACCTCAGCTCATCtgcccagcatggctaccaccaACGGCCAGGGTCTCATCTACTCCCAGCCGTCTTTCACAGTCAATGGCATGATCAACCCAGGCTCCGGCCAAGGCATGCACCATCACGGGTTGAGGGAAGCCCATGAGGACCACCACGGCGACCATGGCATTCAACAACAGTCCCAGCAGCAACAACAGCACTCCCAGCACCAGGGTCACCACGACCACTCAGATGAGGATACCCCAACTTCAGATGACCTGGAGCAGTTTGCCAAGCAGTTTAAGCAGAGGAGAATCAAACTAGGATTTACCCAAGCTGACGTTGGACTGGCCCTGGGCACTCTGTATGGCAATGTCTTCTCCCAGACCACCATCTGCAGGTTCGAGGCCCTGCAGCTGAGCTTTAAGAACATGTGCAAGCTCAAGCCTTTGTTGAACAAGTGGCTGGAAGAGGCGGACTCGTCCTCTGGAAGTCCTACCAGTATAGACAAGATAGCAGCTCAGGGCAGGAAAAGGAAAAAGAGGACCTCCATTGAGGTCAGCGTCAAGGGGGCCCTGGAAAGTCATTTCCTCAAGTGTCCCAAGCCATCTGCCCAGGAGATCACATCCCTtgcggacagtctacagctagaAAAGGAGGTGGTCAGAGTTTGGTTTTGTAACAGGAGACAGAAAGAGAAAAGGATGACTCCACCAGGAGGGACTATTCCAGGGGCAGAGGATGTATATGGGGCTAGCAGAGACACACCGCCACACCTTGGGGTGCAGACTCCGGTCCAGTGA